In Achromobacter xylosoxidans A8, a single window of DNA contains:
- the phnL gene encoding phosphonate C-P lyase system protein PhnL, translating to MPEKTPMIEVRGLGKMFTLHNQGGMRLPVLESVDFDAAAGDCLVLAGPSGTGKSTLLRCLYGNYLATEGSIRVRWNDAWVELAGAPEQRILALRREVIGYVSQFLRVIPRVSALDVVAEPLRAAGVDADEACSRAATLLQRLNVPPRLWGLAPATFSGGEQQRVNIARGFIARHPILLLDEPTASLDADNRQVVIALIREAMAEGRCLLGIFHDAEVRDAVATQTLALRPAQPALADLEQ from the coding sequence ATGCCTGAAAAGACTCCCATGATCGAGGTGCGGGGCCTCGGAAAGATGTTCACCCTGCATAACCAGGGCGGCATGCGCCTGCCCGTGCTGGAGTCGGTCGACTTCGATGCGGCCGCCGGCGATTGCCTGGTGCTGGCGGGGCCGTCCGGCACCGGCAAGAGCACCTTGCTGCGCTGCCTCTACGGCAACTATCTGGCCACCGAGGGCAGCATCCGGGTGCGCTGGAATGATGCATGGGTGGAGCTGGCCGGCGCGCCCGAGCAGCGCATCCTGGCTCTGCGCCGCGAGGTCATCGGCTACGTCAGCCAGTTCCTGCGCGTGATTCCACGCGTGTCGGCGCTGGACGTGGTGGCCGAACCCCTGCGTGCGGCGGGGGTGGACGCCGACGAGGCCTGCTCCCGCGCCGCGACCCTGCTGCAGCGCCTGAACGTGCCGCCGCGCCTGTGGGGGCTGGCGCCCGCCACCTTTTCGGGCGGCGAGCAGCAGCGCGTGAACATTGCGCGCGGCTTCATTGCCCGCCATCCCATCCTGTTGCTGGACGAGCCCACCGCGTCGCTGGACGCCGACAACCGCCAGGTCGTGATCGCGCTGATCCGCGAGGCCATGGCCGAGGGCCGTTGCCTGCTGGGCATCTTCCACGATGCCGAAGTGCGCGACGCTGTCGCCACGCAGACGCTGGCCTTGCGTCCCGCCCAACCCGCCCTGGCCGACCTGGAGCAATGA
- a CDS encoding alpha-D-ribose 1-methylphosphonate 5-phosphate C-P-lyase PhnJ, with the protein MTTQHATVERDDHYNFAYLDESTKRMLRRALLKAVAIPGYQVPFGSREMPLPYGWGTGGIQVTASIIGARDVLKVIDQGSDDTTNAINIRRFFGRVTGVATTESTPAATIVQTRHRIPETQLAEGQIMVFQVPIPEPLRWLEPSETETRTMHALAEYGGMHVKLYEDIAQHGHIATTYDYPVIVNGRYMMRPSPIPKFDNPKLDGSPALMLFGAGREKRVYAVPPYTSVKSLDFEDHPFRVETWSECCDLCGSRESYLDEIILDDAGTRRFVCSDTEYCNDRQARQGAQQSNQEAAA; encoded by the coding sequence ATGACTACGCAACACGCAACGGTCGAACGCGACGACCACTACAACTTCGCCTACCTGGACGAATCCACCAAGCGCATGCTGCGCCGGGCCTTGCTCAAGGCCGTCGCCATCCCCGGCTACCAGGTGCCCTTCGGCAGCCGCGAAATGCCGCTGCCCTATGGCTGGGGCACCGGCGGCATCCAGGTCACGGCGTCCATCATTGGCGCCCGCGACGTGCTCAAGGTGATCGACCAGGGCTCGGACGACACCACCAACGCCATCAACATCCGCCGCTTCTTCGGCCGCGTCACGGGCGTGGCGACGACGGAGTCCACGCCCGCGGCCACCATCGTGCAGACCCGCCACCGCATCCCCGAGACGCAGCTGGCGGAAGGGCAGATCATGGTGTTCCAGGTGCCCATCCCCGAGCCGCTGCGCTGGCTGGAACCCAGCGAAACCGAGACGCGCACCATGCACGCGCTGGCGGAATACGGCGGCATGCACGTCAAGCTGTACGAAGACATCGCCCAGCATGGCCACATCGCCACCACCTACGACTATCCGGTCATCGTGAACGGCCGCTACATGATGCGGCCTTCGCCCATCCCCAAGTTCGACAACCCCAAGCTGGATGGCAGCCCGGCGCTGATGCTGTTCGGCGCGGGCCGCGAAAAGCGGGTCTACGCGGTGCCGCCCTATACCTCGGTGAAAAGCCTGGACTTCGAGGACCATCCGTTCCGCGTGGAGACCTGGAGCGAATGCTGCGACCTGTGCGGATCGCGCGAGAGCTATCTGGACGAAATCATCCTGGACGACGCCGGCACGCGCCGCTTCGTCTGCTCCGACACCGAGTACTGCAACGACCGCCAGGCGCGGCAGGGCGCGCAACAATCCAACCAGGAGGCCGCGGCATGA
- a CDS encoding alpha-D-ribose 1-methylphosphonate 5-triphosphate diphosphatase: MQSTYLTHARVVLQDRVLEDSAVLIDDGRIVAIEPAGARADREIDLCGQTLLPGLIDLHCDAIEKEAEPRSRVLFPLDFAVAQVDRRNAAAGITTPYHALSFANSEWGVRNNQTAAEVVRTVRAFRQHSLVDNRVHCRYEVTDATSVEVLRALMDEGAVDLLSVMDHSPGQGQFKTLESYLQYMMGNHAMSREQAEEAAQAKTRAKDGAVTRVEALLSHAQGLGIPTASHDDDSIQRIATMRNLGVAMSEFPITLDTARAAVSCGLPTILGAPNVLRGQSQSGSMRAIDAIRAGVASCLCSDYQPSALIAAAFTVAAQTDLTLPQAIALVTLNPAQACGLSDRGRIAPGQRADLVAVAQVGAQPLISHTWSAGRLVFSAHYPPVRAGEQRTPEAQAVTA; this comes from the coding sequence ATGCAAAGCACCTATCTCACCCATGCCCGCGTGGTGCTGCAGGACCGCGTCCTGGAGGACAGCGCCGTGCTGATCGACGATGGTCGCATCGTCGCCATCGAACCTGCCGGCGCGCGCGCGGACCGCGAGATCGATCTCTGCGGCCAGACCTTGCTGCCGGGGCTGATCGATCTGCATTGCGACGCCATCGAAAAGGAAGCCGAGCCGCGTTCGCGGGTGCTGTTTCCGCTGGATTTCGCGGTGGCCCAGGTCGACCGCCGCAATGCCGCGGCCGGCATCACCACGCCGTATCACGCGCTGTCCTTCGCCAACAGCGAATGGGGCGTGCGCAACAACCAGACCGCGGCGGAAGTGGTGCGCACCGTGCGCGCCTTCCGCCAGCACAGCCTGGTCGACAACCGCGTCCATTGCCGCTATGAAGTCACCGACGCCACCTCGGTGGAGGTGTTGCGCGCGCTGATGGACGAGGGCGCGGTGGACCTGCTGTCGGTCATGGACCATTCGCCCGGCCAGGGGCAGTTCAAGACGCTGGAGTCCTATCTGCAATACATGATGGGCAACCACGCCATGAGCCGCGAGCAGGCCGAAGAAGCCGCGCAGGCCAAGACGCGCGCCAAGGACGGGGCGGTGACGCGGGTGGAGGCGCTGCTGTCGCATGCGCAAGGACTGGGCATCCCCACCGCCAGCCATGACGATGATTCGATCCAGCGCATCGCCACCATGCGCAACCTGGGCGTGGCCATGAGCGAGTTCCCGATCACCCTGGATACCGCGCGTGCCGCGGTGTCCTGCGGCCTGCCCACCATCCTGGGCGCGCCCAATGTGCTGCGCGGCCAGAGCCAGAGCGGCTCGATGCGCGCCATCGACGCCATCCGCGCGGGCGTGGCCAGCTGCCTGTGTTCGGACTACCAGCCGTCCGCGCTGATCGCCGCCGCGTTCACGGTGGCCGCGCAAACCGACCTGACGCTGCCGCAGGCGATTGCGCTGGTCACGCTGAACCCGGCGCAGGCTTGCGGCCTGTCCGACCGCGGGCGCATCGCGCCGGGCCAGCGCGCGGACCTGGTGGCGGTGGCGCAAGTGGGCGCGCAACCGCTGATCAGCCATACCTGGTCGGCGGGA
- the phnK gene encoding phosphonate C-P lyase system protein PhnK, with the protein MNAQPLLSVRNMTRTWDGVHGCRNVNFDLYPGEVLCVVGESGSGKSTLLSAVSYQTRPDAGSVWYDTRDQGFTDLAALPGARLRLLSRTDWGFVRQNARDGLRMQVSAGANIAERLMAVGDRHYGDLRQAAGNWLQKMEIDAGRLDDRPTSFSGGMQQRLQIARNLVTHPRLVFMDEPTASLDVSVQARLLDLLRQLVADLGLAAIVVTHDLAVARLLAHRTLVMRGGEVVESGLTDQILDDPQHPYTQLLVSSILQS; encoded by the coding sequence ATGAACGCCCAACCTTTGCTTTCGGTGCGCAACATGACGCGCACCTGGGACGGCGTGCATGGCTGCCGCAACGTCAACTTCGATCTGTATCCCGGCGAAGTACTGTGCGTGGTCGGCGAGTCCGGCTCGGGCAAGAGCACGCTGCTGTCGGCCGTGTCGTACCAGACCCGGCCGGACGCGGGCAGTGTCTGGTACGACACTCGCGACCAGGGCTTTACCGACCTGGCCGCGTTGCCGGGAGCGCGCCTGCGCCTGCTGTCGCGCACCGATTGGGGCTTCGTGCGGCAGAACGCCAGGGACGGCCTGCGCATGCAGGTCAGCGCCGGCGCCAACATCGCGGAGCGGCTGATGGCCGTGGGCGATCGCCACTATGGCGATCTGCGCCAGGCCGCGGGCAACTGGCTGCAGAAGATGGAGATCGACGCGGGCCGGCTGGACGACAGGCCCACCTCGTTCTCGGGCGGCATGCAGCAACGCCTGCAGATCGCCCGCAACCTGGTGACCCATCCGCGCCTGGTGTTCATGGACGAGCCCACCGCCTCGCTCGACGTGTCGGTGCAGGCGCGCCTGCTGGACCTGTTGCGCCAGCTGGTGGCCGACCTGGGCCTGGCCGCCATCGTCGTGACCCATGATCTGGCCGTGGCGCGCCTGCTGGCGCACCGGACCTTGGTCATGCGCGGCGGCGAGGTGGTCGAAAGCGGCCTGACCGACCAGATCCTCGACGATCCGCAGCATCCCTACACCCAGTTGCTGGTGTCTTCCATTTTGCAGAGCTGA